In Rhodocyclaceae bacterium, a single genomic region encodes these proteins:
- a CDS encoding TRAP transporter small permease subunit, translated as MKTLLAAARVIDAVNERIGRIACWLTLAVVLVATANAILRYGFRFGANGLLELQWYMFALIFLFGAAFTLARGGHVRVDVLYSRQTPRRQAWIDILGGLFFFLPTTIALTILSLPMVASSIEVWERSPDVGGLARWPIKAAIPLAFALLTLQGVSEIIKRVAFLRGLAPAPVQRRELQ; from the coding sequence TTGAAGACGTTGCTGGCCGCCGCGCGGGTGATCGATGCGGTGAACGAACGGATCGGGCGGATAGCCTGCTGGCTCACCCTGGCGGTCGTGCTGGTCGCGACCGCCAACGCGATCCTGCGCTACGGCTTCCGTTTCGGCGCGAACGGTCTGCTCGAACTGCAGTGGTACATGTTCGCGCTGATCTTCCTGTTCGGCGCCGCGTTCACCCTGGCGCGCGGCGGGCACGTGCGGGTCGATGTCCTCTACAGCAGGCAGACACCGCGCCGACAGGCCTGGATCGACATACTCGGCGGACTTTTCTTCTTCCTGCCGACGACGATCGCGCTCACCATCCTCTCGCTGCCGATGGTCGCCTCTTCGATCGAGGTGTGGGAGCGTTCGCCGGATGTCGGTGGGCTGGCGCGCTGGCCGATCAAGGCGGCGATCCCGCTGGCCTTCGCACTGCTCACGCTGCAGGGAGTATCCGAGATCATCAAGCGGGTCGCCTTCCTGCGCGGGCTGGCACCGGCACCGGTACAGCGGCGCGAGCTGCAGTAG
- a CDS encoding TRAP transporter large permease subunit, whose amino-acid sequence MGIELLAPAMFATMIVFLLIGYPVAFSLAAVGLAFSLIGIQAGAFGPQLLQALPERVLGIMSNQTLLAIPFFTFMGVVLERSGIAEEMLETMGQVFASVKGGIAYAVIFVGALLGGPAGVVAATVIAMGLISLPVMLRHGYSTRLSTGVIAASGTLAQIVPPSIVLVVMAEVLGISVGDVYAGALVPSLVLTGLYALYIFLVSLVYPDAVPAIPEAERQPRDRALLLRALKALVPAIVLLFLVIGTIFMGLATPTEAAAMGALGSLGLAAANRRLDRRVLREAMEQTTILTSFAIFILIGATIFTLVFRGLDGDLWVEHLLTGLPGGQTGFLIFVNVLIFLLSFFLDFFEIAFILLPLLGPVADKLGIDLVWFAVLIAVNMQTSFMHPPFGFALFYLRSVAPPSVRTTDIYLGAIPFIIIQLIMVGLLIAFPGLVLNFTK is encoded by the coding sequence ATGGGCATCGAACTTCTCGCCCCCGCCATGTTCGCGACGATGATCGTGTTCCTGCTCATCGGCTACCCGGTCGCGTTCTCGCTGGCAGCAGTCGGGCTGGCGTTCTCGCTGATCGGCATCCAGGCCGGGGCCTTCGGGCCGCAGCTGCTGCAGGCGCTGCCGGAGCGTGTCCTGGGCATCATGTCCAACCAGACCCTGCTGGCAATCCCGTTCTTCACCTTCATGGGGGTAGTGCTGGAGCGCAGCGGCATCGCGGAAGAGATGCTGGAGACGATGGGCCAGGTATTCGCCTCGGTGAAGGGCGGCATCGCCTATGCAGTCATCTTCGTCGGTGCGCTGCTCGGCGGACCGGCCGGCGTGGTCGCCGCGACGGTGATCGCGATGGGGTTGATCTCGCTGCCGGTGATGCTCCGCCACGGCTACTCGACCCGGCTGTCGACCGGCGTCATCGCCGCCTCCGGCACGCTCGCGCAGATCGTGCCGCCGTCGATCGTGCTGGTGGTCATGGCAGAGGTGCTGGGCATCTCGGTGGGCGACGTCTACGCCGGCGCGCTGGTGCCGAGCCTGGTGCTCACCGGCCTCTATGCGCTGTACATCTTCCTCGTGTCGCTGGTCTACCCGGATGCGGTCCCGGCGATCCCCGAAGCGGAACGCCAGCCGCGCGACCGGGCGCTGCTGCTGCGCGCCCTGAAGGCACTGGTGCCCGCCATCGTCCTGCTGTTCCTGGTGATCGGCACCATCTTCATGGGACTGGCGACGCCGACCGAGGCCGCTGCGATGGGCGCTCTGGGTTCGCTCGGGCTCGCCGCTGCCAACCGTCGGCTCGACCGGCGCGTGCTGCGCGAGGCGATGGAACAGACAACCATCCTGACCAGCTTCGCCATCTTCATCCTGATCGGCGCGACGATTTTCACGCTGGTGTTCCGTGGGCTCGACGGCGACCTGTGGGTCGAGCACCTGCTGACCGGCCTGCCCGGCGGGCAGACCGGCTTCCTCATCTTCGTCAACGTGCTGATCTTCCTGCTGTCGTTCTTCCTCGACTTCTTCGAGATCGCATTCATCCTGCTGCCGCTGCTCGGCCCGGTCGCCGACAAGCTGGGCATCGACCTGGTCTGGTTCGCCGTGCTGATCGCAGTGAACATGCAGACCTCGTTCATGCATCCACCGTTCGGCTTCGCGCTGTTCTATCTGCGCAGCGTCGCGCCGCCGTCGGTCAGGACCACCGACATCTACCTCGGCGCGATCCCGTTCATCATCATCCAGCTGATCATGGTCGGGCTGCTGATCGCGTTCCCCGGCCTGGTGCTCAACTTCACGAAGTAG